The genomic segment CTCGAACTACGGCACCTGCCTCGACATCTTCGCCCCTGGCGTGGGCATCACCTCCGCCTGGCACACCTCCGACTCGGCGACCAACAGCATCAACGGCACCTCGATGGCCGCCCCGCACGTGGCGGGCGCCGCCGCGCTGGCCCTCGCGGCGAACCCGACGCTCACCCCGGCGCAGGTGCAGGAGGAGCTGATCGGCAGCGCCAGCACCGGCAAGGTGGGCAACCCCGGCTCCGGGTCGCCGAACCGGCTGCTCTACCTCGACAACGGTGCGCTGCGGATCACCCAGTTCGGTTGCGAGGGTCTGCGGGCCCGGTTCCTCTGCAACGTCCGCCGGCACGGCGGGATCGCCCCGGTCACCACCCAATGGATCGTGAACGGCAGCGTGGTCAGCTCGCTGAACAACCGGAGCAACGTCTCCATCGGTTGCGTGCCGGGCAACGCGGTGACCATCGCCGTCCGAGTCGGTGACGCGACCGGGGCCGTGGTGACGGCCGGCGGGTACGCGAGAAACTGCCCCAGCGGCAACCCGTGAGCCCGCGGGTCGAGGCACGTTGACGAGCTGGCGCGGGTCACCGGTGAGGCCGGTGACCCGCGCCGGCGTGCCCAGGGTCCGCCAGTGCGGCGTCGACGGCCGCTTCGACATGCAGCCGGGTGGTCGGGAAGACCGGAACCGGACTGTCGGCGGCCGAGATCAGCAGCTCGATCTCGGTGCAACCGAGGATGATGCCCTGTGCGCCGGCCCGGACGAGGCGGGCGATTGTCGTCCGGTAGGTCTGTCTTGATGCCTCGCGGACCTCACCCAGGCAGAGCTCGTCGTAGATGATGCGATGCACCTCGGCGCGGTCCTCCGCTGCCGGGACGAGCACGCGCAGGCCGTGGTGGCTGAGCCGGTCGCGGTAGAAGTCCTGTTCCATGGTGAAGGCGGTGCCGAGCAGTCCCACCGTGCGCAGTCCGGCGGCGGTGACCGCGTCGGCGGTGGCGTCGGCCAGGTGCAGCAGCGGAATGGTGACGGCGGCCTGGACCTGGTCGGCAACCTTGTGCATGGTGTTGGTGCACAACAACAGCAGGTCGGCGCCCGCAGCCTGCACCGCGGCGGCGGCCTGGCCGAGCAGCCGACCCGCCTCCTCCCACTGCCCGCCGCTCTGGAGGTGTTCGATCTCGGCGAAGTCGACGGAGTACAGCACGCACCGCGCCGAGTGCAGGCCACCGAGGCGGTCGCGGACAAGCTCGTTGGCCAGCCGGTAGTAGTGGACGCTGGACTCCCAGCTCATCCCGCCGAGCATCCCGATCGTGAGCATGGCTCCTATCCTGCTGCCCTGGGCGAGGAGGCAGAACTCGATTGTCGGACCCGGGTTCTAGCATCGCCTGATCAGTGGAGGGATGGGGTGCGATGGCCAGCGACAGTGGCACAACCTTCGTCGACAGGGACCTGCGGGGTGCGCGGTTCAGCAGGTCGACGCTTGCCGGCGCGGTGATGCGCGGCGTCGACGTGAACGGCTTGGACGTCGACGCACCGTGGCTGGCCGACGGGACACTCCTGGTCAACGGCGTCGACGTCGTGCCACTGGTCGAGGCCGAGCTCGACCGGCGGTTCCCCGGGCGTGAGCTGAGGCAGGCCACCGAGCCGGACAGTCTGCGCGCGGGATGGGCGGCGCTCGAACGGGCCTGGGCCGCCGCCGTCGACCGGGCCCGGTCCATGCCCGATGGCGCCGTCGACGTCTCGGTCGACGGCGAGTGGTCGTTCGCGCAGACGCTTCGCCACCTCGCGTTCGCCGCCGACGCGTGGCTCGGCAAGGCGATCCTCCGCCTGCCGCAGCCCTTCCACCCGCTGGGCCAGCCGCACGTCGAGTACGAGACGGACGGCTTCGACACCTCGATCTTCGCCACCGGGACGCCGACCTTCGCCGAGACCCTCCAGGTGCGTGCCGAGCGGCAGGCCATGGTCCGGGACTTCCTCGCCACCGTCACCCCGGATCTGCTCGCCGAGCCGCGACCGACGGCGTGGTGGCCGGATCACCACGAATCCGTGCTGCACTGCCTCCAGGTGATCTTCGACGAGGAGTGGCAACATCTCCGCTATGCCCTGCGTGACCTCGACGCGCAGGGCGACTCGGGCACGGACACGACCGATGAGGGCTCAACCGAGTGAGCAGGGCGTCCCGTTGAGGGTGAACCAGGACGGGGCGCCGGTGTCACCGGTGTGGGTGGCCACAAAGCCGATGGCCATAGTGGCGCCTGGACCGATAGTGACGTGGTCATCGTAGCCACGGGCCGTGACATCACCGCTGATCGGGGAGTACACCGCGTTCCAGCCGGTGGTGATGCGTTGTCCGGCGGGCAGCGGGAACTTCAGCTCCCAGGAGGCGATCGTGGTCGCGCCGGTGTTGGTGATGGTGATGCTGCTCGTCAGGTAGGTGTCCCAGGTGTAGGACCGAGTAACGGACGTTGCAGGCGCCCCCGGTCGGCGGCGGGCTGGTCGGTGGGGAGACCCCCGCTGAGCGCTGGCCGCGCCGCGGTAACCAGCCAGGCACGGGAGTCGAACCACACGCCGTCGCCGACGTCATGCTCGTCAAGCATGGCCAGCAGTCGGTCGAGCGCACGAGCCGTCGCGGCGTCGTCCAGTTCGGCGACCAGATCCTGGACCATCCGGAGTTCGAACAGGGCGTCGCGGGCACTGGCCGCGTCCGGACCGTAGTAGACCGGTTCGCGTACGTCGGTGATCTCGACCGCGGTGAAGCCGGCGGCGGTCAGGACGCCGGTCATCACGGTCGGATCCGCCAGCGAGAAGGCGCTCCGGCTGGACCCGGTTGGCATGGTCCGGCCACCGGCCAGGGCAGGTCGGATCGCGCGGGACCACTCCTGGCGGTCGTACGCCTGCCACACGAGCTGGACCAGCCGCGCTCCCGGCCGCAGTGCCCGCCCGATGTTTGTGAACGCCGCGACCGGGTCGTTGAAGAACATCGTGCCGAACCGGCTGAGCCCCAGGGTGAAACTCGCCGGCGCGAAGGGGTGCGTCTGGGCGTCCGCCCGCTCGAAGTCGACGTTGCGGACTCCTTCGCTATCGCTCAGTTGGCGGGCGCGGTCGAGCATCGGGCCAGACAGGTCCACGCCGAGGGCGCTGCCCGAGGTCGCGAATCTGGCGGCGTCCCGCGTGGTCTGCCCGGCACCGCAGCCGATGTCGAGCACCCGATCTGCGGGCTGAACGCTCGCGGCGGCCAGCAGCCGCCGGTGGTAGCGGCTCAGCTCAGCGTCGTAGTCGAACAACTCAATCACCGCCCGGACCGGGTAGTCCTCCACCGGCAGGGTCGGCCGGGCCGTCGCGGAGCACGCCGCGCACCGTGTCGAGCGCCACGCCGGGCTCGAACTCCGGCAGCCACCAGGTGGCGCCGGCAGCGGCGTACGGCCGGGGGTCGGCGTCGAATGGCAGGCCGATGGCGATGTCGTATGGTCCGGTCGCACCTGTTCGGAGGTCGGTGATGGTGGCGGCGATCTCGGCGAGTTGGTCCGGGTGTTCGAGATTGGCCGGGAAGAAGCCGTTGAGCCGGGCGGCCCGGCGGATCGGCCTGATGTTGCCGGGGAATCCGGCGGCCCACACCGGCACACCGGGCCGACCGACCGGCCGGGGCAGGAACCTGATGTCGTCGACGAGGTAGTGCTCGCCGTGGTGGTGCACCGGCTCGCCGGACCAGGCGGCGGCCAGAATGGCCAGGGACTCGTCGAGCATCCCGCCCCGCCGCCGATCGTCGAGCTGTTCGCCGGTCCTGGACAGCTCGGCGCCGTACTGGTCGCTGCCGATGCCGGCTCCGAGGATGAGTCGGCCGCCGCTGAGCCGGTCCAGGGTCGCGGTCTCCCGGGCGACCTTTGTCGGCCGGCGACGGGGAAGCGGCGACACCATCGGACCCAGCCGCAGCCGTTCGGTCGCGGTGGCCACCGCCGCCAGGGTGATCCACGGGTCGGCGAGCGGTCGGACCGGCGCCCGCCAGCTCAGCTGGTCCCACACGAAGCAGCCGTCCCACCCGGCCTCCTCCGCGTCGGCGGCCAGCCGCGCCACCACCCTCGGGTCGGCGAGGTCGTCGAAGAGCGGCAGCCAGAGTGCCGACCGTAGTCGGTTCCGCGCGGTCATGTCGGCCTCCTGAGGATGCTTGCTTGTCCTGTCACGCTAAGCCGCTGATTTGATCGCGAAAAGCGATAGTTTATGATTGGATCAATCGCTTCTGCCAATCGCCTTGCTACGTTGGGACTCGTGATCGACGTCGAGTTGCGCCACCTCGCCGCGCTGGCCGCAGTTGCCGACGAGGGCTCCTTCAACCGGGCGGCCGTCCGGCTCGGCTACACCCAGTCGACGGTGAGCCAGCAGATCGCCGCCCTGGAAAGAGCCGTCGGCGGTCCGGTGTTCGATCGACCTGGTGGCCCCAAACCGGTACAGATCACCCCGCTCGGCGTCGTGGTCCTGACGCATGGCCGCGAGCTGCTGGCGAAGACGCAGCGGTTGGTCCACGCGATCGACCGATTCAAGGCGGGTGACGGCCGGATCGACATCGGCACATTCCAGAGCGTGTCCAACGTGATCCTGCCGGTGGTCGTACGCCGGCTGCGGGAGGAACATCCCGCCTGCGATATCAGGTTGTCCGAGGAGGAGCCAGATCAACCGCAGATCGGTGATCTCGACCTGCTCTTCTACGACGGCCGGATCGAGGGTGATGTCGAGAACGTCAAGCTGCTCGACGACCCGTACCTTCTGGTCGCCCGCGACGGCGCCTTCCCCGACGGTCCGGTCCGGCTGGATCAACTCGACGGCGCACCGATCGTGGCCTGGCCGTTGACCTGCGATCAACCCTGGATGGAGCAGGCATTCGTGCGCAGCGGCAGCCGTCCGCGAGTCGTGTTCCGTAGCGCGATCAACGACACCCTCCTGTCCATGGTGCGGGCCGGCCTGGGATCGGCGGTGCTGCCGTGGCTCGCGATCCGCGGCACCAACGCGCAATCCGACCACCAGCTCCGGGTGCACGAGCTGCGACCGTCCCTACCGGCTCGGGAGATCTATCTGCACTGGCGGTCCGGCCGTACCCGGTCTCCCCTCGCCGCGCGGGCGATCCAGCACGCCGTCGAGGCCGCGGCGGAGATCGCCAAGCACACGGATCGACTCCGCTCTGCGTCCCGGCCATGATGCCTCCATGACGGTCGAGATCTGGACGGCGGTGACGTCATTGGGCGGCGTCGCGATCGGCGGTGGTCTGTCCTATCTGGTGCAGCGGACCACACAACGGACGGCCGTGCAGATCGAGCAACGCAAGCAGGAGCTTGCGCTGGCGGAGAGTAGGCGAGCCGAGCGGCTGGCGATGGTGGAGCGGTTCGTCGACGTCGCGGCCGAGGCCGAACGGTGCGCGTTCACCCGGCCGGCGCAGTGGCAGGACGGCGATGCCTGGCCGACCCGGGCCCAGGACGTGATGAACCGCTTCTGGGTCGCGGAGCGGATGATCCGGCTGCTGTTCCCCACCCCGGTGCACGACGCGGCCCGCGCCTACTTCCTGTTACTCAACGGCGCGGTGTGGGAGGGAGAGCCGAACGGTCCGGCGGTCCGGGATCTGCTCGAGGAACCTCGGCTGAGGTTCCTCGACGCGGCTCGTGAGGCCCTGGACTGACAACGGCACTCACCGGACCGTTCGACCTGACCCCCGGCAGCATGGCCTCCGCGATGTCGGCGATGCTGTGGGCGTGGAGTACGTGTCCCGGGTGCCGCGACCGCCGCTGGACGGGCTGGTCGACGACCTCTACTACCTGGCGGGTGTGTCGCCGTACGCCCGGCTGACACTGCCGCCGGCGCCTTCGGCGTTGCTGGTCGTCAACCTCGGGCCGCCGTTCCGTATCCGCGGCGGCGCCGACGTCGCAACGGCCGAGTACGCCGATGGCTGCGTGGCCACCATGCCCACCCGTGCGTGGGAGTTCGGCTACCCGCTGCGGACCCGATCCGTCGGTGTGCACTTCAAGCCGTGGGGGCTGGCGCCGTTCCTGCCGATGCCGGCGGCCGAGCTGTGCGACCGGCCGGTGACGGTGGAGCAGGTATGGGGCCGGCCCGCGGTGGCCGAGCTGCGGGACCGGCTGTCCGCGGCGGGGGGACCGCAGGAGATGCTGACGGTGCTGGAGCAGGAGCTGATGCGGCGGCTGTGCGAGACCGCCGGCCTGGGGTTGGTTCGCCACACGAGCGGGGTGATCGCGGCGGCCGGCGGGGCGGTGACGATCGGCGACCTGAGCGTGGCGGCCGGGGTCAGCAGCACTCACCTGGCACAGCGGTTCAAGGAGCTCGTCGGGATCACGCCGAAGCGGCTGGCCCGCACCCACCGCTTCGCCGCCACCGTGTTCGCGATCAACCCCGCCGGGCCGGTCGACTGGGGCGACCTCGCCGGTGGCGCGGGCTACTTCGACCAGGCCCACCTCGGCCACGAGTTCCAGGCGTTCACCGGGCTCACGCCGACCCGGTACGTCGAAGTTCGGCGGCGGTTCCTGCGCGAACATCCCGGCCACGCGCTGGACAGCTGGCCGCTGCCGGCGGTTTGATTTCTTACAAGAACCGCAGCTCACGACCCGCTAGTTTGAGGGCACCCCAATGCAGAGGAGCGCCCCGTGGGCAAGGTGGTCATGTACAGCTCGGTGTCGGTGGACGGCTTCGTCGCGGACGAGAACGACCAGCCCGGACCGCTGTTCGACTGGTTGTCCGGCGGTGACGTCCCGTTGGACGCCAGCGGCGCGGTGAAGGTGTCGCAGACGTCCTACGACTACACCCGGCCGTACTGGGACCAGATCGGGGTGACGATCGCCGGCCGCCACGTCTTCGACCTGACCGACGGCTGGGACGGCAAGCCGCCGGGCGGGATCGACCACGTCGTCGTCGTGACCCACCGGGGCCGGCCCGAGGGCTGGCACCCCGAGGCGCCGTTCCACTTCGTCGACGGCGTCGAGGCGGCCGTGGCCAAGGCGCAGGAGCTTGCGGGTGACCGCCTGGTCGAGGTCGCCGCCGGCGACGTCGGTGGCCAGGTGCTTGCCGCCGGTCTGGTCGACGAGGTGCGCATGGACGTCGTACCCGTCGTGTTCGGGGCCGGCAAGCGCTACTTCGGGTCGGTCGACGCGCAACACCTGTTGGAAGATCCGGACGTGGTGATTCAGGGCAACCGGGTGCTTCACCTGCGCTACCAGGTGCGCCGTTGACCACGTCGGCCGGAACGTGCACTGCCTGAGCCAGCGCCGGTCAGGTCAGCCTTGCCGCAGCGCGTCCTGGACGCCGGGGCTGACCGGAGAGCGGACCGCCGGAGAACGCCAGGTCCAGCCAACCGGCGGGCAGCCCGCCGAACTGTCCGACCGGAGCACCGCGGAAGCTGGCGCGAAAGGTTGGATATAGACAGGGATCGATGTACGTTGTGGGTACGCCCAGATTGCGTCCTCCACGCCGCTTGAGGAGCTGAATCATGTCGCGACGGGGTTTTCGCCCGGTCACCATGCTAGCCGGCCTGCTCGTTCTGGTCCTGTCTGCGTTCCTGGTGCTCCCGGGTTCGGTGTCCGATACCGCCGAGGCCGGCGCCTCCCACCCCCGTCCGGTGCCGCTCACCGAGCTGACCGTGGTATCCGAACAGGTGGCTTTCGGTCTGCAGCGACCGATCGCGCTCACCGGGCTGCCGGACGGCCGGATGCTGATCGCGGAGAAGAACGGCACGGTCCGCTCCTACCACCCCGACACCGGCCTGGCGGCGGAGCCGGTGCTCGACCTGACCGCCCGGATCGACACGTCGGGCAACGAGCGCGGCCTCCTCGGCATCACGCCCGCGCCGAACTTCGCGCGGACCGGGATCCTCTACGTGGCCTACACGAGCCTGCCGGCCGGCGCGCTGACCCTGGCGCGGGTACCCATCGACGCTCCCGAGCGGCTACAGGTGCTGCTCACCCAGGAGCACGCCGAGTACAACAACCACAACGGCGGACAGGTGGCGTTCGGCCGCGACGGCTACCTCTACTGGTCCCTCGGCGACGGCGGCCACGCGAACGACCCGTTCAAGTCCGGTCAGGACCTCGGCACCCTGCTCGGCAAGATCGTGCGGATCGACGTCAACCGCACCTGCGGGGCGAAGCCCTACTGCGTACCTTCCGACAACCCGTTCGTCCGCAAGCGCGGCGCACGGCCGGAGATCTGGGTCTACGGGCTGCGCAACCCGTGGCGGTTCTCCATCGACATCGACAACTCGCTGTGGATCGGGGACGTCGGCCAGGGCCTGATCGAGGAGATCAACCACATCCGTCCGTGGCAGCGTGGCGCGAACCTCGGCTGGTCCTGCCGGGAGGGCACCCCGGTGTTCGACCCGGAGCAGTGCCAGCCGGGCGTGCGGTACACCGACCCGGTCTTCGAGTACCCGCATTACATGACCGACGGCTGCTCCGTGACCGGCGGCGTGGTGTACCGAGGGTCCGCCACCCCGGAGGCACGGGGCACCTACATCGCGAGCGACTACTGCTCGACCGCCGCATTCGCCGTGCGTCCCAAGCCCGGGGGCGGCTACGAGTCCGCCACGATCGGCAGATTCCCCACCCAGCCGACCGCGATCGACGCCGACGTGCACGGCGAACTGTACGTGCTCAGCGACCTCCCGGGATTCCTGAGCCGGGTACGGTTCGAGCGCGTCCAGCCAACCCCCAGCGGCAGCGCGGCGAACCGCTGAACCCGCGACCCCGGTTGATCCGAGGTGTCAAGCCGGCGGTGAACCGCCGAGCCGGCAAAAGACCTCGCCGCAGACGTCAACGCAGTGCGCCAGCACCACGTCGGCGGTGAGCACTGCGATCGTGGTGAACAGGAAGACCTCGCGGTCGACCCGTTCGACCGACTCGGTCCACGGCGCGGCCGTCAACACCTGCTCGAAGACGTCCGTGCCGGGATAGGAGAGGTCGAAGACGACGAGCATGCCGTCGTCGAGGCCGAGGGTCCACTCCCGGCCGTCCTTGGTGGCGACCGACAGATAGTCCGGCAGCTCCTCCAGCGCTGAGTCTCGCGGCAGGCGCGCGGCGGCCTCGGCGACCGCGGGCAGCCCCGCCAGCGCGTGGCCGGGAAAGCTGTCCCAGCCGTCGCCGCCGCGCTGCGGCTCGACACCGTCGACCGCGTAGGCAGGGCGCGAGCGCCGCAACCACCTCATGACTCCCACTATCGGGTAAGGGGGTCCGGTGGCGCCACCGGCCCCGTGCGGAGGAGAACGCCCGAGCTCGAACGTCCTCCCCTCGCCGGCATCCTGACCCGGCTCGCCGCGTTGGGCTACCGGTCCAGCCACTCCAGGATCGTCTGGTTTGTCTCCGCCGGCCTTTCCTGCTGGATCCAGTGACCGCAGTCCAGACTGACCACGTCCACATTCGGCACGAATTCCGGCAGGTTTTCGGACTTCGCGACCGTGTCGCGGTCGCCGTAGATCATGAGGGTGGGCTGTCGGATGATCGGGTCCACGTCCGCCAGCAGGTGCCAGTTGCGGTCCAGGTTCCGGTACCAGTTCAGACCACCCGTGAAGCCTGTTGATTCGAAGGCGGAGACGAAGACGGCCAGTTCGCCGTCGCTCATGATGGGCTCACCGGGTGGAGTCTCCATCCTGGCGAGGTTGATCAACGCGTTACCCGGCTGCGGCTCCCCGATCGGCACGT from the Solwaraspora sp. WMMD1047 genome contains:
- a CDS encoding DinB family protein, translating into MASDSGTTFVDRDLRGARFSRSTLAGAVMRGVDVNGLDVDAPWLADGTLLVNGVDVVPLVEAELDRRFPGRELRQATEPDSLRAGWAALERAWAAAVDRARSMPDGAVDVSVDGEWSFAQTLRHLAFAADAWLGKAILRLPQPFHPLGQPHVEYETDGFDTSIFATGTPTFAETLQVRAERQAMVRDFLATVTPDLLAEPRPTAWWPDHHESVLHCLQVIFDEEWQHLRYALRDLDAQGDSGTDTTDEGSTE
- a CDS encoding cellulose binding domain-containing protein; the encoded protein is MTSSITITNTGATTIASWELKFPLPAGQRITTGWNAVYSPISGDVTARGYDDHVTIGPGATMAIGFVATHTGDTGAPSWFTLNGTPCSLG
- a CDS encoding helix-turn-helix domain-containing protein, encoding MEYVSRVPRPPLDGLVDDLYYLAGVSPYARLTLPPAPSALLVVNLGPPFRIRGGADVATAEYADGCVATMPTRAWEFGYPLRTRSVGVHFKPWGLAPFLPMPAAELCDRPVTVEQVWGRPAVAELRDRLSAAGGPQEMLTVLEQELMRRLCETAGLGLVRHTSGVIAAAGGAVTIGDLSVAAGVSSTHLAQRFKELVGITPKRLARTHRFAATVFAINPAGPVDWGDLAGGAGYFDQAHLGHEFQAFTGLTPTRYVEVRRRFLREHPGHALDSWPLPAV
- a CDS encoding LysR family transcriptional regulator yields the protein MIDVELRHLAALAAVADEGSFNRAAVRLGYTQSTVSQQIAALERAVGGPVFDRPGGPKPVQITPLGVVVLTHGRELLAKTQRLVHAIDRFKAGDGRIDIGTFQSVSNVILPVVVRRLREEHPACDIRLSEEEPDQPQIGDLDLLFYDGRIEGDVENVKLLDDPYLLVARDGAFPDGPVRLDQLDGAPIVAWPLTCDQPWMEQAFVRSGSRPRVVFRSAINDTLLSMVRAGLGSAVLPWLAIRGTNAQSDHQLRVHELRPSLPAREIYLHWRSGRTRSPLAARAIQHAVEAAAEIAKHTDRLRSASRP
- a CDS encoding class I SAM-dependent methyltransferase, translating into MEDYPVRAVIELFDYDAELSRYHRRLLAAASVQPADRVLDIGCGAGQTTRDAARFATSGSALGVDLSGPMLDRARQLSDSEGVRNVDFERADAQTHPFAPASFTLGLSRFGTMFFNDPVAAFTNIGRALRPGARLVQLVWQAYDRQEWSRAIRPALAGGRTMPTGSSRSAFSLADPTVMTGVLTAAGFTAVEITDVREPVYYGPDAASARDALFELRMVQDLVAELDDAATARALDRLLAMLDEHDVGDGVWFDSRAWLVTAARPALSGGLPTDQPAADRGRLQRPLLGPTPGTPT
- a CDS encoding dihydrofolate reductase family protein; this encodes MGKVVMYSSVSVDGFVADENDQPGPLFDWLSGGDVPLDASGAVKVSQTSYDYTRPYWDQIGVTIAGRHVFDLTDGWDGKPPGGIDHVVVVTHRGRPEGWHPEAPFHFVDGVEAAVAKAQELAGDRLVEVAAGDVGGQVLAAGLVDEVRMDVVPVVFGAGKRYFGSVDAQHLLEDPDVVIQGNRVLHLRYQVRR
- a CDS encoding aspartate/glutamate racemase family protein, with translation MLTIGMLGGMSWESSVHYYRLANELVRDRLGGLHSARCVLYSVDFAEIEHLQSGGQWEEAGRLLGQAAAAVQAAGADLLLLCTNTMHKVADQVQAAVTIPLLHLADATADAVTAAGLRTVGLLGTAFTMEQDFYRDRLSHHGLRVLVPAAEDRAEVHRIIYDELCLGEVREASRQTYRTTIARLVRAGAQGIILGCTEIELLISAADSPVPVFPTTRLHVEAAVDAALADPGHAGAGHRPHR
- a CDS encoding PQQ-dependent sugar dehydrogenase, whose protein sequence is MSRRGFRPVTMLAGLLVLVLSAFLVLPGSVSDTAEAGASHPRPVPLTELTVVSEQVAFGLQRPIALTGLPDGRMLIAEKNGTVRSYHPDTGLAAEPVLDLTARIDTSGNERGLLGITPAPNFARTGILYVAYTSLPAGALTLARVPIDAPERLQVLLTQEHAEYNNHNGGQVAFGRDGYLYWSLGDGGHANDPFKSGQDLGTLLGKIVRIDVNRTCGAKPYCVPSDNPFVRKRGARPEIWVYGLRNPWRFSIDIDNSLWIGDVGQGLIEEINHIRPWQRGANLGWSCREGTPVFDPEQCQPGVRYTDPVFEYPHYMTDGCSVTGGVVYRGSATPEARGTYIASDYCSTAAFAVRPKPGGGYESATIGRFPTQPTAIDADVHGELYVLSDLPGFLSRVRFERVQPTPSGSAANR
- a CDS encoding LLM class flavin-dependent oxidoreductase gives rise to the protein MTARNRLRSALWLPLFDDLADPRVVARLAADAEEAGWDGCFVWDQLSWRAPVRPLADPWITLAAVATATERLRLGPMVSPLPRRRPTKVARETATLDRLSGGRLILGAGIGSDQYGAELSRTGEQLDDRRRGGMLDESLAILAAAWSGEPVHHHGEHYLVDDIRFLPRPVGRPGVPVWAAGFPGNIRPIRRAARLNGFFPANLEHPDQLAEIAATITDLRTGATGPYDIAIGLPFDADPRPYAAAGATWWLPEFEPGVALDTVRGVLRDGPADPAGGGLPGPGGD